Proteins from a genomic interval of Desulfofustis limnaeus:
- the recB gene encoding exodeoxyribonuclease V subunit beta encodes MTDRAVFNPFATRIDRGINLIEASAGTGKTFSIAMLVLRGIVELGLAIDRILVVTYTKAATEELRERVRLRLAAAAQMLETDGGGRDSDADLYRWLNQAGDQGQLRRRIELALLDIDRAPIQTIHSFCQTILQEQALAGGQPFDLEVVADIAPIREQLVEDFWRTTMYPLSGRYARLLCASFADPASLYQSIAGADHVLCTLLPEDLTVAAAYAQVDRQLLRLCEWWQTFGEPLAERIAEAETAGHLKKAAAASLPKLVVDVTRILTADQAPAQTDVAGLQTEELLRGLNGKVLRTAEKKQQVLDSWPLPGPLVDDYLAAVRQLLCAMRLELARFLRAGLTERLLQRGMVGFDHLVTSLADAVSGAAGGRLCRQVGKRYDMALIDEFQDTDSAQWLIFSRLFGGSAHYLYLIGDPKQAIYRFRGADIHSYYQARQQADRLLTLQYNYRTQPGLMAAINRLLAGVSIDGLDYHPVHPARTEQDGRLLEDGRDGAGLVYCLLDGAPSPSGWPREAAGEAIRAWVVDEAARLLDQGDHLPAVQIDSASGVRALRPEDIAVLVRSNREAIAYQDRFRRFGIPAVITSRRSVFQSEECREMLLVAEAVARPTDLAALRTALSCDWFGLDGQQHYRLCRQQEQVAVIQQRFHGYLQRWREHGFLPMFSELVRVEQVLLHLADRPGAHRRLANIQHLAELVQEQHRLHLSVEQTVAWLSQASTGTEPVEEAELRLESDARALQIVTMHSAKGLEFPIVFCPSLLTPAHLDTNLPLVFTHDEQGRRICDLGSERFIQHALQALEEEEQEAMRLAYVAITRAVFRCYLVWAEIQPHGPRPSSFAAPLGRLLFAAGPVDAAAQLERLAKLGRGPACAFHRIGELRETVVPRLAPAATTPLVGPRRMQRRSWQPVRARTSFSALTLLAENQPGETRPGGGDELRGGGQQSEGPGLPAGVRFGSLVHEIFERFAFADLATGAVHRETLETLCRAYGLTLDPATLLGFLHQWVRTPLLAPVDTAETFALADLDPRRLIRELPFTLSVDSSSTRKISELLAGDPACVSLSARELGGYLTGFIDLVVWHGGKYYVIDYKTNHLGEDLPYDAETVMAAMRAHNYGLQYWLYTVVVHRFLRRWLSGYSYRSHFGGVLYPFVRGMRIEHPGGSVYHSVPDPAVVEQLDRELAAR; translated from the coding sequence ATGACTGATCGCGCCGTTTTCAACCCCTTTGCCACCCGGATCGACCGCGGCATCAACCTGATCGAGGCCAGTGCCGGGACCGGCAAGACCTTTTCCATCGCCATGCTCGTCCTGCGCGGCATCGTTGAACTCGGCCTGGCCATCGACCGAATCCTGGTGGTGACCTATACCAAGGCGGCCACCGAGGAGCTCCGGGAACGAGTCCGGCTCCGGCTCGCCGCTGCCGCACAGATGCTCGAGACCGACGGTGGCGGCCGGGACAGCGATGCGGATCTGTACCGCTGGCTCAACCAAGCCGGCGACCAGGGGCAGCTGCGCCGACGGATCGAGCTGGCTCTGCTGGACATTGACCGGGCCCCGATTCAGACCATTCATTCCTTCTGCCAGACCATACTCCAGGAACAGGCCCTGGCCGGAGGCCAACCGTTCGACTTGGAGGTAGTTGCCGATATCGCGCCGATTCGAGAGCAACTGGTGGAGGATTTCTGGCGCACCACCATGTACCCGCTGAGCGGTCGGTATGCCCGCCTGCTCTGCGCCTCCTTTGCCGACCCCGCTTCCCTTTACCAAAGCATCGCCGGGGCCGATCATGTCCTGTGCACCCTGCTGCCGGAGGATCTGACGGTGGCGGCGGCCTATGCCCAGGTGGATCGGCAGCTGCTACGGTTATGCGAGTGGTGGCAGACGTTTGGGGAACCGCTGGCGGAGCGGATTGCCGAGGCGGAGACGGCCGGCCACCTGAAAAAAGCGGCGGCTGCCTCCCTGCCGAAACTGGTGGTGGATGTGACTCGGATCCTGACTGCCGATCAGGCGCCGGCCCAGACGGACGTTGCCGGTCTGCAAACAGAAGAACTGCTTCGTGGGCTCAACGGCAAGGTTTTGCGAACAGCGGAGAAAAAGCAACAGGTCCTGGACAGCTGGCCGTTGCCCGGGCCTCTTGTGGATGATTATCTGGCTGCGGTCAGGCAGCTGCTCTGTGCCATGCGTCTGGAGCTGGCCCGCTTTCTGCGGGCCGGATTGACCGAGCGACTTCTGCAGCGTGGGATGGTCGGTTTCGATCACCTGGTGACCTCCCTGGCCGACGCAGTATCCGGTGCTGCCGGCGGTCGGCTCTGTCGCCAGGTGGGGAAACGCTACGATATGGCCCTGATCGATGAGTTTCAGGACACCGATAGCGCCCAGTGGCTTATTTTTTCACGCCTGTTCGGCGGCTCGGCTCACTATCTCTACCTGATCGGCGACCCGAAGCAGGCCATTTATCGGTTTCGCGGCGCCGACATTCATTCCTACTACCAGGCTCGCCAGCAGGCTGATCGGCTGTTGACGCTGCAGTACAATTACCGGACGCAACCCGGGCTGATGGCGGCGATCAATCGGCTGCTGGCGGGCGTATCCATCGACGGCCTCGACTACCATCCGGTCCATCCGGCCCGGACGGAGCAGGACGGCCGACTACTGGAGGACGGTCGGGACGGGGCCGGGCTCGTCTATTGCCTGCTCGATGGGGCTCCGTCACCGTCCGGGTGGCCGCGGGAGGCGGCCGGCGAGGCGATCAGGGCCTGGGTGGTCGACGAGGCGGCACGGCTGCTCGATCAAGGGGATCATTTGCCGGCCGTGCAGATCGACTCGGCGTCCGGCGTCCGGGCGCTCCGTCCCGAGGACATCGCCGTGCTGGTCAGGTCCAACCGGGAAGCGATCGCCTACCAGGACCGTTTTCGCCGGTTCGGCATCCCGGCGGTGATCACCAGTCGACGCTCGGTCTTTCAATCGGAAGAGTGCCGGGAGATGCTACTGGTGGCCGAGGCGGTGGCCCGTCCCACCGACTTGGCCGCCCTGCGGACCGCCCTGAGCTGTGACTGGTTCGGTCTCGATGGTCAGCAGCACTATCGCCTCTGTCGCCAGCAGGAGCAGGTGGCCGTCATCCAGCAGCGCTTTCATGGCTATCTGCAACGATGGCGGGAGCACGGCTTCCTGCCCATGTTCTCCGAACTGGTGCGTGTTGAACAGGTATTGCTGCATCTGGCCGACCGGCCCGGGGCCCACCGTCGGCTGGCCAACATCCAACATCTCGCCGAGTTGGTCCAGGAGCAACACCGCCTCCATCTGAGCGTCGAGCAGACGGTGGCCTGGCTCAGTCAGGCGTCAACCGGAACGGAGCCGGTCGAGGAGGCGGAGTTGCGTTTGGAAAGCGACGCCCGGGCGCTGCAGATCGTCACCATGCACAGCGCCAAAGGCCTGGAATTTCCCATCGTGTTCTGCCCATCCCTGTTGACTCCAGCCCACCTCGATACGAATCTGCCGCTGGTCTTTACCCACGATGAACAGGGCCGCAGGATCTGCGATCTCGGCTCGGAGCGGTTCATCCAGCATGCGCTGCAGGCCCTGGAGGAAGAGGAGCAGGAGGCCATGCGGCTGGCCTATGTGGCCATCACCCGCGCGGTGTTTCGGTGTTACCTGGTCTGGGCCGAGATCCAACCGCACGGGCCGCGACCGTCTTCCTTTGCCGCACCGCTCGGGCGCCTGCTCTTCGCCGCCGGTCCGGTGGACGCCGCCGCCCAGCTGGAGCGCCTCGCCAAACTTGGTCGTGGCCCGGCCTGTGCGTTTCATCGCATCGGTGAGCTGCGCGAGACCGTTGTCCCACGGTTGGCACCGGCAGCGACGACACCGCTGGTCGGTCCACGTCGGATGCAGCGACGCTCATGGCAACCGGTACGGGCCCGGACCAGCTTTTCGGCCTTGACCCTGCTGGCCGAGAACCAGCCCGGTGAAACCCGACCCGGGGGGGGCGATGAGCTGCGCGGCGGCGGGCAGCAATCGGAGGGACCCGGCCTGCCGGCCGGGGTACGCTTCGGGTCGCTGGTCCACGAAATTTTTGAACGGTTCGCCTTTGCCGATCTGGCGACGGGAGCGGTGCATCGAGAAACCCTGGAAACGCTCTGTCGGGCCTACGGTCTCACCCTTGACCCGGCGACGCTCCTGGGCTTTCTCCACCAGTGGGTACGGACGCCGCTGCTGGCTCCGGTCGATACTGCGGAGACGTTCGCCCTGGCCGATCTCGATCCTCGCCGTCTGATCCGCGAGCTGCCGTTTACCCTTTCCGTCGACTCATCCTCCACGCGCAAGATCAGCGAGCTGTTGGCCGGCGATCCAGCCTGCGTCAGTCTGTCGGCCAGGGAACTGGGCGGTTACCTGACCGGCTTCATCGACCTGGTGGTTTGGCACGGCGGCAAATATTATGTGATTGATTACAAGACCAACCACCTTGGCGAAGACCTACCCTATGACGCCGAGACGGTAATGGCGGCGATGCGGGCCCACAATTACGGCCTGCAGTACTGGCTCTATACGGTGGTCGTCCATCGTTTCCTGCGCCGCTGGCTTTCCGGCTACTCCTATCGGAGCCATTTCGGCGGCGTGCTCTATCCGTTTGTCCGCGGCATGCGGATCGAGCACCCGGGTGGCTCCGTCTATCATAGTGTCCCCGATCCGGCTGTGGTGGAACAGCTGGATCGGGAATTGGCGGCACGGTAA
- the recD gene encoding exodeoxyribonuclease V subunit alpha: protein METPSLEHYLAGFLTDRCGLHGEARRICGETIRRLLEALRDGHSCLQVSGQERSVVVTSPLVSDGEPAPLVLCGTRLYLHRVYQQEVRLADRLRELAAAPLEEPGGVELLDRFFPACDDGPDWQREAARTAISGRLTIIAGGPGTGKTTTVARIVGLLLAGSGPRFSVVLAAPTGKAAIRLIEALRRQMVHLPLSAEELRRFPETAHTVHRLLGLHRFAGTARYSRDNPLPADAVVVDEASMVDLALMSRLAEALAPGSRLILLGDKDQLASVESGAVLSDCIAGLPQRVVELRRSWRFNRAIARFAAAVNDGEAEQAWRLLNDSDGGVVGAPADWRERVGARYRRFMDAAVDAAAPSDYAGLFAAFNRFRVLTALRHGPWGAAGINDWVEWYLARQGYPLVGRRWYPGRPVLITRNDYSLGLANGDIGLCLPDPHHQGELAVWFEQPGDVVRRLAPTQLPACETAWAMTIHKSQGSEFDEVTVVLPDSTNQILCRELLYTAVTRARERVQLVADREALRAAVLKRTRRCSGLVARLQNREKEETP from the coding sequence ATGGAAACCCCGTCTCTCGAACATTACCTGGCCGGCTTTCTTACCGACCGCTGCGGTCTGCACGGCGAGGCGCGCCGGATATGTGGCGAAACCATCCGGCGCCTGCTCGAGGCCCTGCGTGACGGACACAGCTGTCTCCAGGTGAGCGGCCAAGAGCGTTCGGTGGTGGTGACCTCGCCGTTGGTGTCCGATGGCGAGCCGGCACCGCTGGTCCTCTGCGGTACTCGTCTCTATCTCCATCGCGTCTACCAACAGGAGGTGCGGTTGGCCGACCGGCTGCGGGAGCTGGCGGCGGCGCCGCTGGAAGAGCCGGGAGGTGTCGAGCTGCTCGACCGATTTTTTCCCGCCTGTGACGACGGGCCGGACTGGCAGCGGGAGGCCGCCCGTACCGCCATCTCCGGGCGGTTGACCATCATCGCCGGCGGGCCGGGTACCGGCAAGACGACGACGGTGGCGCGGATCGTCGGCCTGCTGCTGGCCGGTTCGGGACCTCGGTTTTCCGTCGTGCTCGCCGCGCCTACCGGCAAGGCGGCGATCAGGCTCATCGAGGCGCTCAGACGGCAGATGGTCCACCTGCCGTTGAGCGCTGAGGAGCTGCGCCGGTTTCCCGAGACGGCGCACACCGTGCACCGCTTGTTGGGCCTCCACCGTTTTGCCGGTACGGCTCGTTACTCCCGGGACAACCCGCTGCCGGCCGATGCGGTGGTGGTCGACGAAGCGTCCATGGTCGACTTGGCCCTGATGAGCAGGCTGGCGGAGGCGCTTGCTCCCGGTTCCCGGCTGATCCTGCTCGGCGACAAGGACCAATTGGCCTCGGTGGAATCGGGGGCGGTGCTGAGCGATTGTATCGCCGGGTTGCCGCAACGGGTGGTGGAGTTGCGGCGCAGCTGGCGCTTCAATCGGGCCATTGCCCGGTTTGCGGCGGCGGTCAACGACGGTGAGGCGGAGCAGGCCTGGCGGCTGCTCAACGACTCCGACGGCGGGGTGGTTGGCGCACCAGCGGACTGGCGGGAGCGGGTCGGCGCGCGCTATCGGCGTTTCATGGACGCGGCAGTCGACGCTGCCGCGCCCTCGGATTACGCCGGCCTGTTCGCCGCTTTCAACCGGTTCCGGGTGTTGACGGCACTGCGCCACGGACCGTGGGGGGCGGCCGGAATCAATGACTGGGTGGAGTGGTATCTGGCCCGCCAGGGGTATCCCCTGGTTGGCCGGCGGTGGTATCCCGGCCGGCCGGTGCTGATCACCCGCAATGATTATTCGTTGGGACTGGCCAACGGCGATATCGGTCTCTGCCTGCCGGACCCGCACCATCAGGGGGAACTGGCCGTATGGTTCGAGCAGCCCGGGGACGTGGTGCGCCGCTTGGCCCCCACCCAGCTGCCCGCCTGTGAGACCGCCTGGGCGATGACCATCCATAAGAGCCAGGGTTCCGAGTTCGACGAGGTGACCGTGGTCCTGCCCGATTCGACCAACCAGATACTGTGTCGGGAATTGCTCTACACCGCCGTTACCAGGGCGAGAGAACGGGTGCAACTGGTGGCTGACCGGGAAGCGCTGCGGGCGGCGGTACTGAAGCGGACGAGGCGGTGCAGCGGCTTGGTAGCGCGGTTACAGAATAGGGAGAAAGAGGAGACGCCATGA
- a CDS encoding inositol monophosphatase family protein has protein sequence MIEFIRQHLLHAGALCRQGQQTLAAADIERKGPKDLVTAVDRGVERYLVERIVERFPGHDIIGEEEGERLSGADWCWIIDPIDGTTSFCRGQAYYAVSIGLRRGGDLVAAGIYAPALDQLFLAERGSGAFLDGKRIEVSACKRLDEAVLATGFACLRAGLSHNNLYYLNLILPHILDLRRCGSAALDLAYVAAGKVDGFWELNLNLYDIAAGVLLVREAGGVVTDFFGGADFPGRGIVAGNGRITAELLAFTGRA, from the coding sequence ATGATCGAATTTATTCGCCAACACCTCCTGCACGCCGGTGCCCTGTGCCGGCAGGGCCAGCAAACGCTGGCCGCCGCAGATATCGAACGGAAAGGACCGAAAGATCTGGTGACTGCCGTCGACCGCGGCGTTGAGCGGTATCTGGTGGAGCGGATTGTCGAGCGGTTCCCGGGGCACGACATCATCGGCGAGGAGGAGGGGGAACGACTATCCGGCGCCGACTGGTGCTGGATTATCGACCCCATCGACGGGACCACCTCGTTTTGCCGCGGGCAGGCCTATTATGCGGTCAGCATCGGTCTGCGCCGGGGCGGCGACCTGGTGGCGGCCGGCATCTATGCCCCGGCGCTCGACCAGCTGTTTCTCGCCGAGCGCGGCAGTGGCGCCTTCCTCGACGGCAAACGGATCGAGGTGTCGGCCTGCAAGCGACTTGACGAGGCCGTTCTGGCCACCGGGTTTGCCTGCCTGCGGGCCGGCCTGTCCCATAACAATCTGTACTACCTCAATCTCATCCTGCCCCACATCCTCGATCTGCGCCGCTGCGGTTCCGCCGCCCTGGACCTGGCCTATGTGGCGGCCGGCAAGGTTGATGGTTTCTGGGAACTCAATCTCAACCTCTACGATATCGCCGCCGGCGTGCTGCTGGTCCGCGAGGCCGGCGGGGTGGTGACGGATTTCTTCGGCGGCGCGGATTTTCCCGGCCGCGGCATCGTCGCCGGCAACGGCAGAATCACCGCTGAACTGCTCGCCTTTACCGGGCGGGCGTGA